Proteins from a single region of Streptomyces sp. TN58:
- a CDS encoding LysR family transcriptional regulator, with amino-acid sequence MQFQQLLYFVAVAETRHFTRAAERVHVAQPSLSQQIKALERELGAELFSRARGNIALTDAGEALLPLARRILADADTARLEVQELAQLRRGRIRLGATPSVCTGLLPGVLRAFHTAHPGIELLIEESGSLDLVRELARGALDLALIALPLPPSAPALTTVELLTEDLVVVSSTKLPAPGGGRELTIAALRDEPMVMFRHGYDLRELTVAACRAEGFEPSFTVEGGEMDAVLGLARAGLGVAVVPAMVVAGAGPGLRTTPLAGSPLRRTIALAHRTDVAPPRAARELQRMLMA; translated from the coding sequence ATGCAGTTTCAGCAGCTCCTGTACTTTGTCGCCGTCGCCGAGACCCGGCACTTCACCCGGGCCGCGGAGCGGGTGCACGTGGCCCAGCCGTCGCTGTCGCAGCAGATCAAGGCGTTGGAGCGGGAGCTGGGCGCCGAGCTGTTCAGCCGCGCCCGCGGCAACATCGCGCTGACGGACGCGGGTGAGGCGCTGCTGCCACTGGCGCGGCGGATCCTGGCGGACGCGGACACGGCGCGGCTGGAGGTGCAGGAACTGGCGCAGCTGCGGCGGGGCCGGATCCGGCTGGGGGCCACGCCGAGCGTGTGCACGGGCCTGCTGCCGGGGGTGCTGCGCGCCTTCCACACGGCGCATCCGGGGATCGAGCTGCTGATCGAGGAGAGCGGTTCGCTCGACCTCGTACGGGAGCTGGCGCGGGGGGCGCTGGACCTGGCGCTGATCGCCCTGCCGCTGCCGCCCTCGGCGCCGGCGCTGACGACGGTGGAGCTGCTGACGGAGGATCTGGTGGTGGTGTCGTCGACGAAGCTCCCGGCGCCCGGCGGGGGCCGGGAGCTGACGATCGCCGCGTTGCGCGACGAGCCGATGGTGATGTTCCGGCACGGCTACGACCTGCGGGAGCTGACGGTGGCCGCCTGCCGGGCGGAGGGCTTCGAGCCGTCGTTCACGGTGGAGGGCGGCGAGATGGACGCGGTGCTCGGCCTGGCGCGGGCCGGTCTGGGCGTGGCGGTGGTCCCGGCGATGGTGGTGGCCGGCGCGGGGCCGGGGCTGCGGACGACCCCGTTGGCCGGGTCGCCGCTGCGCCGGACGATCGCGCTGGCCCACCGCACCGACGTGGCTCCCCCGCGCGCGGCGCGCGAACTCCAGCGCATGCTGATGGCGTGA
- a CDS encoding succinate dehydrogenase produces the protein MALATRPRTSAPSLWGSTIGKKTVMAVSGLIMLGYLVVHMLGNLKIFFGADEFNGYAHWLRTLGSPFLHYEWALWLVRVVLLAAVVAHAVSAYQLSRLDIKARPVKYVHKRRRASYATRTMRWGGVILGLFIVWHLLDLTTLTVNERAWAGHPYENVLATFSTWYGNTVYIVATAALGLHVRHGFWSAAQTLGAGSARRERTLKALANGLAAVLFAGFVSVPVAVMTGMVN, from the coding sequence ATGGCTCTGGCAACGCGTCCCCGGACGAGCGCCCCGTCGCTCTGGGGCTCCACCATCGGAAAGAAGACCGTCATGGCGGTCTCCGGGCTGATCATGCTCGGCTACCTGGTCGTGCACATGCTCGGCAACCTCAAGATCTTCTTCGGGGCGGACGAGTTCAACGGCTACGCCCACTGGCTGCGCACCCTCGGCTCGCCCTTCCTCCACTACGAGTGGGCCCTCTGGCTCGTCCGCGTGGTGCTCCTCGCCGCCGTCGTCGCCCATGCCGTGTCCGCCTACCAGCTCAGCCGGCTCGACATCAAGGCCCGCCCCGTCAAGTACGTCCACAAGCGCCGCCGCGCGAGCTACGCCACCCGCACCATGCGCTGGGGCGGCGTCATCCTCGGCCTGTTCATCGTGTGGCACCTGCTCGACCTCACCACGCTCACCGTCAACGAGCGCGCCTGGGCCGGGCACCCGTACGAGAACGTCCTCGCCACCTTCTCCACCTGGTACGGGAACACCGTCTACATCGTGGCGACGGCCGCACTCGGGCTGCACGTCCGGCACGGCTTCTGGAGCGCGGCCCAGACCCTCGGCGCGGGCAGCGCCCGCCGCGAGCGGACCCTGAAGGCCCTCGCGAACGGCCTTGCCGCCGTCCTCTTCGCGGGCTTCGTGTCCGTCCCCGTCGCCGTCATGACCGGAATGGTGAACTGA
- a CDS encoding fumarate reductase/succinate dehydrogenase flavoprotein subunit → MSSYAHHTTGEPVADTKAPDGPIADRWDRRRFEAKLVNPANRRKHTVIVVGTGLAGGSAGATLAEQGYHVVQFCFSDSPRRAHSIAAQGGINAAKNYRNDGDSVHRLFYDTVKGGDFRARESNVHRLAQISVEIIDQCVAQGVPFAREYGGLLDTRSFGGVQVSRTFYARGQTGQQLLLGAYQALSRQIAAGNVEMHARTEMLDLIVVDGVARGIVARDLITGELSTHYADAVVLASGGYGNVFYLSTNAMNSNATAVWRAHRRGAWFANPCFTQIHPTCIPRTGDHQSKLTLMSESLRNDGRIWVPKAKGDTRPAADIPEAERDYYLERIYPSFGNLVPRDIASRAAKNVCDEGRGVGPGGQGVYLDFADAIRRMGRDKVAEKYGNLFEMYERITAENPYEVPMRIYPAVHYTMGGLWVDYDLQTTVPGLFAIGEANFSDHGANRLGASALMQGLADGYFVLPSTINDYLARHPHRDTVDDTHPGAVAAVRETRERLERLLAVDGDRTPDSFHREIGELMWEYCGMARSEQGLRKALDRIPQIREEFWRRIKVPGSGEEFNQSLEKANRIVDYLELAELMCLDALHRAESCGGHFREESQTPDGEAARQDEAFAYAAAWEFTATGTAPVLHKEDLVFEYVHPTQRSYA, encoded by the coding sequence GTGAGCAGCTACGCGCACCACACCACCGGCGAGCCCGTCGCCGACACCAAGGCCCCCGACGGCCCCATCGCGGACCGCTGGGACCGCCGCCGCTTCGAGGCGAAGCTCGTCAACCCCGCCAACCGCCGCAAGCACACCGTCATCGTTGTCGGCACCGGCCTGGCGGGCGGCTCGGCCGGCGCGACCCTCGCCGAACAGGGCTACCACGTCGTCCAGTTCTGCTTCTCCGACTCCCCGCGCCGGGCCCACTCCATCGCAGCCCAGGGCGGCATCAACGCCGCCAAGAACTACCGCAACGACGGCGACTCCGTTCACCGCCTCTTCTACGACACCGTCAAGGGCGGCGACTTCCGGGCCCGCGAGTCCAACGTCCACCGCCTTGCCCAGATCTCCGTCGAGATCATCGACCAGTGCGTGGCCCAGGGCGTCCCCTTCGCCCGCGAGTACGGCGGCCTCCTCGACACCCGCTCCTTCGGCGGCGTCCAGGTCTCCCGCACCTTCTACGCCCGCGGCCAGACCGGACAGCAGCTCCTCCTCGGCGCCTACCAGGCGCTCTCCCGGCAGATCGCCGCCGGCAACGTCGAGATGCACGCCCGCACCGAGATGCTGGACCTGATCGTCGTCGACGGCGTCGCCCGCGGCATCGTCGCCCGCGACCTGATCACCGGCGAGCTCTCCACCCACTACGCCGACGCCGTCGTCCTGGCGAGCGGCGGCTACGGCAACGTCTTCTACCTCTCCACCAACGCGATGAACTCCAACGCGACCGCCGTCTGGCGGGCGCACCGGCGCGGCGCCTGGTTCGCCAACCCCTGCTTCACCCAGATCCACCCCACCTGCATCCCGCGCACCGGCGACCACCAGTCCAAGCTCACCCTGATGAGCGAGTCCCTGCGCAACGACGGCCGCATCTGGGTCCCCAAGGCCAAGGGCGACACCCGCCCCGCCGCCGACATCCCCGAGGCGGAGCGCGACTACTACCTGGAGCGCATCTACCCCTCCTTCGGCAACCTCGTGCCCCGCGACATCGCCTCCCGCGCCGCCAAGAACGTCTGCGACGAGGGCCGCGGCGTCGGCCCCGGCGGGCAGGGCGTCTACCTCGACTTCGCCGACGCCATCCGCCGCATGGGCCGCGACAAGGTCGCCGAGAAGTACGGCAACCTCTTCGAGATGTACGAGCGGATCACCGCGGAGAACCCGTACGAGGTCCCCATGCGGATCTACCCCGCGGTGCACTACACGATGGGCGGCCTGTGGGTCGACTACGACCTCCAGACCACCGTCCCCGGCCTCTTCGCGATCGGCGAGGCCAACTTCTCCGACCACGGCGCCAACCGCCTCGGCGCCTCCGCCCTCATGCAGGGCCTCGCCGACGGCTACTTCGTGCTCCCCTCCACCATCAACGACTACCTCGCCCGCCACCCGCACCGCGACACCGTCGACGACACCCACCCCGGGGCCGTGGCCGCCGTACGCGAGACCCGCGAGCGGCTGGAGAGGCTGCTCGCCGTCGACGGTGACCGCACCCCCGACTCCTTCCACCGGGAGATCGGCGAACTCATGTGGGAGTACTGCGGGATGGCCCGCAGCGAGCAGGGCCTGCGCAAGGCGCTGGACCGCATCCCGCAGATCCGCGAGGAGTTCTGGCGCCGCATCAAGGTGCCCGGCAGCGGCGAGGAGTTCAACCAGTCGCTGGAGAAGGCCAACCGGATCGTCGACTACCTCGAACTCGCCGAACTGATGTGCCTCGACGCGCTCCACCGCGCCGAGTCCTGCGGCGGCCACTTCCGCGAGGAGTCCCAGACCCCGGACGGGGAGGCGGCCCGCCAGGACGAGGCCTTCGCCTACGCCGCCGCCTGGGAGTTCACCGCCACCGGCACCGCCCCCGTCCTGCACAAGGAAGACCTCGTCTTCGAGTACGTCCACCCCACCCAGCGGAGCTACGCATGA
- a CDS encoding succinate dehydrogenase/fumarate reductase iron-sulfur subunit, whose translation MKLTLRVWRQRGADAPGHMASYEVDGISEDMSFLEMLDTLNEDLILRGEDPVAFDHDCREGICGACSLVINGDAHGPERTTTCQLHMRSFDDGDTIDVEPWRAAAFPVVKDLVVDRGAFDRIIQAGGYITAPTGSAPEAHATAVPKADADSAFEHAECIGCGACVAACPNGSAMLFTSAKVNHLNVLPQGSPERETRVLDMVARMDEEGFGGCTLTGECATACPKGIPLPSIAAMNKEWLRAVRKGPR comes from the coding sequence ATGAAGCTCACCCTGCGCGTCTGGCGCCAGCGCGGCGCCGACGCCCCCGGCCACATGGCCTCGTACGAGGTCGACGGCATCTCCGAGGACATGTCCTTCCTGGAAATGCTCGACACCCTCAACGAGGACCTCATCCTGCGCGGTGAGGACCCGGTCGCCTTCGACCACGACTGCCGCGAGGGCATCTGCGGAGCCTGCAGCCTCGTCATCAACGGCGACGCCCACGGCCCCGAGCGCACCACCACCTGCCAGCTCCACATGCGGTCCTTCGACGACGGCGACACCATCGACGTCGAGCCCTGGCGGGCCGCGGCGTTCCCCGTCGTCAAGGACCTCGTCGTCGACCGCGGCGCCTTCGACCGGATCATCCAGGCCGGCGGCTACATCACCGCCCCCACCGGCTCCGCTCCCGAGGCACACGCCACGGCCGTACCCAAGGCCGACGCCGACTCCGCCTTCGAACACGCCGAGTGCATCGGCTGCGGCGCATGCGTGGCGGCCTGCCCCAACGGCTCCGCGATGCTCTTCACCTCCGCCAAGGTCAACCACCTGAACGTCCTCCCGCAGGGCTCGCCCGAGCGCGAGACCCGCGTCCTGGACATGGTGGCCCGCATGGACGAGGAGGGCTTCGGCGGCTGCACCCTCACCGGCGAATGCGCCACCGCCTGCCCCAAGGGCATCCCGCTGCCGTCGATCGCGGCGATGAACAAGGAGTGGCTGCGCGCCGTCCGCAAGGGCCCCCGCTGA